One window from the genome of Rufibacter tibetensis encodes:
- the rsmH gene encoding 16S rRNA (cytosine(1402)-N(4))-methyltransferase RsmH, whose product MQYHQPVLLQESVDALAIKPGGIYVDVTFGGGGHSAHILEKMQGGQLYSFDQDTDAEKQAEKLISDNFTFVKANFRYLKKYLRLYGARQVDGILADLGVSSHQFNTAERGFSTRFDGPLDMRMDKDSPLTAQQVILEYSEEQLHRIFGLYGEVKNAKTLAREVVSARNVQTIETIADFKKAIAGCTPKGKENKYLAQVFQALRIEVNDELKALEEMLEQAVEVLKPGGRLSVISYHSLEDRLIKNYIAKGKFFGEVEKDFFGNEIKPLDSVTRKPIVPGAQELQENNRSRSAKLRVAVKRETPESSKK is encoded by the coding sequence ATGCAGTACCACCAGCCCGTTTTGTTGCAGGAATCGGTAGATGCGTTGGCCATTAAACCCGGCGGCATTTACGTAGACGTCACCTTTGGCGGTGGCGGCCACTCAGCGCATATCCTGGAGAAGATGCAGGGTGGGCAACTTTACTCCTTTGACCAGGACACCGATGCCGAGAAACAAGCCGAAAAACTGATCTCCGATAACTTCACGTTTGTCAAAGCCAACTTCCGGTACCTAAAGAAATACCTGCGTTTGTACGGCGCGCGGCAGGTAGATGGCATCCTGGCTGATTTAGGCGTTTCATCCCACCAGTTCAATACCGCTGAGCGCGGCTTCTCCACCCGTTTTGACGGTCCGCTTGACATGCGCATGGACAAAGACAGTCCGCTTACCGCGCAACAGGTTATACTGGAGTATTCAGAAGAGCAACTGCACCGCATCTTCGGGCTGTATGGCGAGGTGAAGAACGCGAAGACGCTGGCCCGGGAAGTAGTATCTGCCAGAAACGTGCAGACTATTGAAACCATCGCTGATTTCAAGAAGGCCATTGCTGGTTGCACACCCAAAGGAAAAGAAAACAAGTACCTGGCTCAGGTGTTTCAGGCGCTTCGCATTGAAGTGAACGATGAGTTGAAAGCCTTGGAAGAAATGCTGGAGCAAGCCGTGGAGGTTCTGAAGCCGGGTGGTAGATTATCTGTGATATCCTACCATTCCCTGGAAGATCGGTTGATAAAGAACTACATCGCCAAAGGCAAGTTCTTTGGGGAAGTGGAGAAAGACTTCTTTGGGAATGAGATCAAACCCTTGGATTCTGTAACCCGCAAACCCATTGTGCCGGGTGCGCAGGAGTTACAGGAAAATAATCGCTCCCGCAGTGCCAAACTACGGGTGGCGGTGAAAAGAGAGACACCAGAATCGTCAAAGAAGTAG
- a CDS encoding FtsL-like putative cell division protein, whose translation MAVNTVRPQVNRPKANTLREVPQVVKPRPARPPRHKGTSLFELLDRYTKVDWFFAEGLPVRYLPKVLFLMGVTLFYIGNTHYADRTLRRIDKTKVETEDLRADYTTLKSEYMEASKQSEVARNVAPLGLMESSTPPIQVVLKKDEY comes from the coding sequence ATGGCAGTCAACACCGTACGTCCACAAGTGAATCGGCCCAAGGCAAACACCCTGCGGGAAGTGCCTCAGGTAGTAAAGCCACGTCCGGCCCGCCCGCCGCGCCACAAGGGCACCAGCTTGTTTGAGTTACTGGACCGCTACACCAAAGTAGATTGGTTCTTCGCCGAAGGCTTACCGGTTAGGTACTTGCCGAAGGTGCTTTTCCTGATGGGCGTGACCTTGTTCTACATTGGCAACACCCACTACGCAGACCGTACCCTCCGCCGGATTGACAAAACCAAAGTCGAGACCGAAGATCTTCGCGCCGACTACACCACGTTGAAGTCTGAGTACATGGAGGCGAGTAAGCAGTCTGAGGTGGCCCGCAACGTGGCCCCGCTTGGCCTGATGGAAAGTTCTACCCCTCCCATTCAAGTAGTTCTGAAGAAAGATGAATATTAA
- a CDS encoding penicillin-binding protein produces the protein MNIKRSIVTRVRVAFLAICLFAFAIIYKVGYIQFKDGDRWREIANEKRFHYQPVYATRGNIYSNDDRIMATSLPFYRVAFDPTISPEDVFSKGIDSLAIHLSRFYGDRSPEYYKRKIKNARSAKRKYVRLNGRLINYQDKKMMAKWPIFRAGKNRGGVIFEKLDRRFLPFGSLAKRTIGFINEDRNGAGLEFSFNRHLAGKDGEALYERMAGGNKPINDGTEVKPMPGFDIQTTIDINLQDVAENALNRALTINDAAHGCVILMEVGTGHIKAIANLGRQSEGVYTEDYNYAVGNQGRTEPGSTFKLASMMALLEETDMSLTDTVDTGNGSERIGGAVKTDTHGNGKISLQQVFEKSSNIGVAKLIQQTFESNPQKYVDYLHKFGLHQPLGFQMNGEAVPYIKSPKDRSWSRPSLSTMAIGYELKISPLQTLAFYNAVANNGVKVQPMIVKSIKRADQILESYETKVLNPKICSDETIAQLKAMMEGVVENGTAKNLKSEDYKVAGKTGTARKVINGKYTRKYSTSFVGYFPADRPKYSCIVIIDSPQKNAQYGGDVAAPVFRELADKAYAQDLAIHAPMVRHPAGVQPKIPVLHAGNQEELTILCNKLGISAHPLSPEEDWVRVDTQKQSVALKPVPVKMGQVPDVTDMTLRDALYLLGNHGIKVRAIGLGRVESQSIPPGQPVTKGTTITITLTKHGATRKPAAGTPANAIARAY, from the coding sequence ATGAATATTAAGAGGTCCATCGTTACGCGAGTACGGGTGGCCTTTTTGGCGATCTGTCTTTTCGCGTTCGCGATTATTTACAAAGTAGGGTACATTCAGTTCAAAGACGGTGACCGTTGGCGCGAAATTGCCAATGAGAAGCGGTTCCATTACCAGCCAGTATACGCCACCCGCGGAAATATCTACTCCAATGATGACCGCATCATGGCTACCTCTTTGCCATTTTACCGGGTAGCCTTTGACCCCACCATTTCCCCTGAGGATGTTTTCTCTAAGGGGATTGACTCTCTCGCTATTCACCTTTCCCGCTTTTACGGGGACCGTTCTCCAGAGTATTACAAGCGAAAAATCAAAAACGCACGCAGTGCCAAACGCAAGTACGTGCGTTTGAATGGCCGCCTTATTAATTACCAGGACAAGAAGATGATGGCTAAATGGCCAATTTTCAGAGCTGGTAAAAACAGGGGCGGGGTGATTTTTGAAAAACTTGACCGCCGCTTCCTGCCGTTTGGTTCGCTTGCGAAACGCACCATCGGGTTTATCAACGAAGACCGTAACGGCGCCGGGTTGGAGTTCTCCTTTAACCGCCACCTGGCTGGCAAAGATGGCGAAGCCCTTTATGAGCGTATGGCAGGCGGGAACAAGCCTATCAATGACGGAACCGAAGTAAAACCAATGCCCGGCTTTGACATCCAGACTACTATTGACATTAACCTGCAAGACGTTGCTGAGAACGCTCTAAACCGTGCGTTGACCATCAATGACGCTGCCCACGGATGCGTGATCTTGATGGAAGTAGGTACAGGTCATATCAAAGCCATCGCCAACTTGGGTCGCCAGAGCGAAGGCGTATACACTGAGGATTACAACTATGCAGTGGGTAACCAGGGTCGTACTGAGCCGGGTTCTACCTTTAAACTGGCCTCTATGATGGCGCTGCTGGAAGAAACTGACATGAGTCTCACCGACACGGTAGATACTGGCAACGGTTCCGAGCGCATTGGCGGAGCCGTGAAAACAGACACCCACGGAAACGGCAAGATCAGTTTACAGCAGGTTTTTGAAAAATCATCCAATATCGGGGTAGCCAAGCTGATTCAGCAGACCTTTGAAAGCAATCCGCAGAAGTACGTGGATTACCTGCACAAATTCGGCTTACACCAGCCCCTTGGGTTCCAGATGAACGGGGAGGCCGTGCCTTACATCAAATCACCAAAAGACCGTAGCTGGAGCCGTCCGTCGCTTTCTACTATGGCCATTGGCTATGAGCTGAAAATCTCTCCGTTGCAGACCCTGGCGTTTTACAATGCCGTGGCTAATAACGGGGTGAAAGTGCAGCCCATGATCGTGAAAAGCATCAAACGTGCCGATCAGATTCTGGAATCATATGAGACTAAGGTCCTGAACCCGAAGATCTGCTCAGATGAGACTATAGCGCAGTTGAAAGCCATGATGGAAGGCGTAGTGGAGAACGGAACGGCCAAAAACCTGAAAAGCGAAGACTACAAAGTAGCAGGTAAAACCGGAACCGCCCGGAAAGTAATCAACGGAAAATACACCCGTAAATACTCTACCTCCTTTGTGGGGTACTTCCCCGCTGACAGACCTAAGTACAGCTGTATTGTCATCATTGACAGCCCGCAGAAAAATGCACAATATGGTGGTGACGTGGCTGCCCCGGTATTCCGCGAACTAGCCGACAAGGCCTACGCGCAGGATTTAGCCATTCACGCCCCCATGGTGCGTCATCCAGCAGGAGTGCAGCCGAAAATACCAGTTTTGCACGCCGGAAACCAGGAGGAGTTGACCATCCTTTGCAACAAACTTGGCATTAGCGCTCACCCGTTGAGCCCAGAGGAAGATTGGGTGCGGGTAGACACCCAAAAACAATCCGTAGCCTTGAAACCAGTACCGGTGAAGATGGGGCAGGTGCCCGATGTCACCGACATGACCCTTAGAGACGCTCTTTACCTGTTAGGAAACCATGGCATCAAAGTACGGGCCATCGGACTAGGTCGGGTAGAGAGCCAGAGCATTCCGCCGGGACAACCTGTCACCAAAGGAACAACCATTACCATTACACTAACTAAACATGGCGCAACTAGAAAACCTGCTGCAGGTACTCCAGCCAACGCAATTGCTCGGGCCTACTAA
- a CDS encoding heavy-metal-associated domain-containing protein, whose product MKTLKIWLFSLVLTGLATVGFAQGGKKGEEVKIKTSAVCGMCKATLEKGLAYEKGVNKATLDVESKILTVSYNGEKTSLDKIKKAVNELGYDADNSPAAPRAYDRLDACCKKDAVH is encoded by the coding sequence ATGAAAACCCTTAAAATCTGGTTGTTTTCTTTAGTATTGACCGGTTTGGCAACTGTTGGCTTCGCGCAAGGCGGTAAAAAAGGCGAAGAAGTGAAAATCAAAACATCAGCGGTGTGCGGCATGTGCAAAGCCACCCTGGAGAAAGGTTTGGCCTATGAGAAAGGCGTAAATAAAGCCACCTTGGACGTGGAGTCTAAAATCTTAACGGTGTCTTACAACGGCGAGAAAACCTCGCTTGACAAAATCAAAAAAGCTGTGAACGAGTTAGGCTATGACGCTGATAACTCTCCGGCTGCGCCACGTGCCTATGACCGTCTGGATGCCTGCTGCAAAAAAGACGCGGTGCACTAA
- a CDS encoding TonB-dependent receptor, whose amino-acid sequence MLSSKRQALFALTLFGLLLPLLGTAQSLAGRVVDAANGTPLIGASVIWLGTSQATSTDANGHFTLAPAPAGETAVLISYIGYKPDTVQVQGRPHIVVQLRSITSIQEVTITGKQDRYSAMTPTNSQIITAKDLTKSACCNLAESFETNASVEVSTSDAVSGAKQIQMLGLDGAYTLMTTDNVPALRGLATPYRLNYLSGTYIDAIDIIKGTGSVLNGYESISGQVNVRLKDPEKTDRLHVNLYGNSLAKWDANVNTSFTLTPKLSTVLMLHTDQLTNRVDNNNDGFLDLPLGKHYNVFNKWKYNTGKQWVAEIGVQALRETRIGGQVGYRSGMPQEEGSFYGTESETDRFSGFSKTSYTFKNKPYQSIGLILSGARHDFDSHYGSRTYNGYQNSGLANLIFQSAFGNTAHTYKTGLSYQYEDFQENLAGQRLKRQERVPGAFFEYIYQNSTNLTLVGGVRADHHNLYGWVYTPRFNVKYDFNPNSILRLAAGKGFRVANPIAENVASLISNRAFYFQNNLQPEKAWNMGGSFTQYFEVGERKGAFITDYYYTTFQNQIVPDMYSSPYQVAFTNLNGRSFSKSFQAELQYELTSMLDVKAAYKYFDVRTTYNGELLRRPFIPNHRAFLNLGFATPFDKWRADLTGQWFGKRPVPSMEHDMNEHESSNMMRTVSPYAVFNGQITRAFKRWEVYVGGENLLDYKQKNPIISADRPFSQDFDASMVWAPVIGRVIYAGMRFTLK is encoded by the coding sequence ATGTTATCTTCTAAACGTCAGGCACTATTCGCTTTGACTTTATTTGGGCTCTTGCTTCCGCTCCTGGGAACAGCCCAATCTCTTGCCGGCCGCGTGGTAGATGCGGCTAACGGCACTCCCCTTATAGGTGCCTCGGTTATTTGGTTAGGCACCAGCCAAGCCACCAGCACCGATGCCAACGGGCATTTCACCTTAGCCCCCGCTCCTGCCGGAGAAACCGCGGTGCTTATCTCCTACATTGGTTACAAACCAGATACCGTGCAGGTACAGGGCCGCCCTCATATAGTAGTGCAGCTGCGGTCCATTACGTCTATTCAGGAAGTGACCATTACCGGAAAACAAGACCGCTACTCGGCCATGACGCCTACTAACTCTCAGATAATCACGGCCAAGGACTTAACTAAGTCTGCCTGCTGTAACCTGGCGGAGAGCTTTGAAACGAATGCCTCCGTAGAGGTTTCCACGTCAGATGCGGTTTCCGGCGCCAAGCAGATCCAGATGCTGGGCTTAGATGGCGCGTACACCTTAATGACCACTGACAACGTGCCCGCCCTGCGTGGCTTAGCGACGCCGTATCGCTTGAACTACTTGTCTGGTACTTATATAGACGCCATTGACATCATCAAAGGCACCGGCTCGGTGCTGAACGGCTATGAGTCTATCTCGGGTCAGGTGAACGTGCGCCTGAAAGATCCCGAGAAAACCGACCGGCTCCATGTGAACCTGTACGGCAACAGCCTGGCCAAGTGGGATGCCAACGTGAACACCTCCTTCACCCTCACGCCCAAACTGAGCACCGTGCTCATGCTGCATACCGACCAGCTCACCAACCGCGTAGACAACAACAATGATGGCTTCCTGGATCTGCCCTTGGGCAAACACTACAACGTGTTCAACAAGTGGAAGTACAACACCGGTAAGCAGTGGGTAGCTGAGATTGGCGTCCAGGCGTTGCGCGAAACCAGAATCGGGGGACAGGTAGGCTACCGTTCCGGCATGCCGCAGGAGGAAGGAAGCTTCTACGGTACCGAGTCGGAGACGGACCGGTTCAGTGGCTTTTCTAAGACGTCTTACACGTTCAAGAACAAGCCGTACCAGAGCATCGGCTTGATCTTATCCGGTGCCCGGCACGACTTTGACTCGCATTACGGCAGCAGAACCTACAATGGCTACCAGAACAGTGGCTTGGCGAATTTGATCTTCCAGTCGGCTTTTGGGAATACGGCACACACCTACAAAACCGGGTTAAGCTACCAGTATGAAGACTTCCAGGAGAACCTGGCTGGTCAACGCCTGAAGCGCCAAGAGCGGGTACCCGGAGCGTTTTTCGAATACATTTACCAAAACAGCACCAATCTGACCTTGGTGGGCGGTGTTCGGGCCGACCATCATAACCTGTACGGCTGGGTGTATACGCCCCGCTTCAACGTGAAATATGATTTCAACCCGAACTCTATTCTGCGTTTAGCGGCCGGTAAAGGCTTCAGGGTAGCCAACCCAATTGCGGAGAACGTGGCTTCGCTCATCAGCAACCGGGCCTTCTACTTCCAGAACAACCTGCAACCCGAGAAAGCCTGGAACATGGGCGGAAGCTTCACGCAGTACTTTGAGGTGGGCGAACGCAAAGGCGCCTTCATCACTGATTACTACTATACCACCTTCCAGAACCAGATTGTGCCGGACATGTACAGCAGCCCGTACCAGGTGGCATTCACGAACCTGAACGGACGCTCTTTCTCCAAAAGCTTCCAGGCGGAACTGCAGTATGAACTAACGTCAATGCTGGATGTGAAAGCGGCGTACAAGTACTTTGACGTGCGCACCACCTATAACGGAGAGCTTTTGCGGCGGCCGTTCATCCCAAATCATCGCGCCTTCCTGAACCTGGGCTTCGCAACACCTTTTGACAAGTGGCGCGCTGATTTAACGGGCCAGTGGTTCGGTAAAAGACCGGTACCGTCTATGGAGCACGACATGAACGAGCATGAAAGCTCCAACATGATGCGAACTGTTAGTCCTTACGCAGTGTTTAATGGGCAGATCACCCGGGCATTCAAACGCTGGGAAGTGTATGTGGGCGGCGAGAACCTGCTGGACTACAAACAAAAGAACCCGATCATCTCTGCCGACCGACCCTTCAGCCAGGACTTTGATGCCAGCATGGTGTGGGCGCCGGTGATTGGGCGCGTTATTTACGCCGGAATGCGCTTTACGTTGAAATAG
- the mraZ gene encoding division/cell wall cluster transcriptional repressor MraZ — MNFLSGEYECKLDPKGRLVLPAKIKSNLPDECGNQVVLTRGFEPCLVLYPKTEWKTIYDRVASLNEFNEEYRHFQRNFFRGNTEIELDAAGRFILPRTMVRYAEIEKDAIVVGLGNRVEIWNPDKYDAFLIKDQQNFSQLAQKFLGDQPSLPPTE; from the coding sequence ATGAACTTCCTCTCCGGCGAATACGAATGTAAGCTAGACCCGAAGGGAAGATTGGTGCTGCCTGCCAAAATCAAATCCAACCTGCCCGATGAATGCGGAAATCAGGTGGTGTTGACCCGCGGGTTTGAGCCTTGCCTGGTGTTGTACCCCAAAACAGAATGGAAGACAATCTATGACCGGGTGGCAAGTCTGAATGAGTTCAACGAAGAGTATCGGCATTTTCAACGGAATTTTTTCCGGGGTAATACCGAGATTGAGCTGGATGCTGCCGGGCGATTCATCTTGCCGCGCACCATGGTACGGTACGCCGAGATTGAGAAAGACGCCATTGTGGTAGGCCTCGGGAACCGGGTGGAAATCTGGAACCCTGACAAGTACGACGCATTTTTAATTAAAGACCAGCAGAATTTCTCGCAATTGGCGCAGAAGTTTCTCGGCGACCAACCGAGTTTACCCCCAACCGAATAA
- a CDS encoding UDP-N-acetylmuramoyl-L-alanyl-D-glutamate--2,6-diaminopimelate ligase, producing MAQLENLLQVLQPTQLLGPTNPELSALTMDSRQAGPGVGFFAIRGTLRDGHDFIASAVEQGVSAVFCEELPQNTPEHVTFVQVPNAAEAMGHIAAEFYGNPSKKLKLVGVTGTNGKTTCVTLLHKLYRDLGYNAGLLSTVQNQINETVIPASHTTPDAITLQSLLAQMVKAGCTHAFMEVSSHALVQHRVTGVQFTGAVFTNITHDHLDYHGTFDEYIRAKKLFFDHLTKKAFALVNADDKRAMVMLQNTKATKYTYALRKEADFKARLLDNSIQGLQLELEGQEVWFRLIGTFNAYNLLAVYGAATLLGEDKQEVLASLSNLTSAAGRFDYVVSAGQITGIVDYAHTPDALENVLQTIQQIRKPEQKVITIVGCGGNRDAAKRPVMADIAAKMSDRVILTSDNPRDEDPQEILNQMQAGVKPTDLKKSLSVVDRREAIKTAVLLAEADDIILVAGKGHETYQEVKGVRSPFDDKQVLQESFALLQK from the coding sequence ATGGCGCAACTAGAAAACCTGCTGCAGGTACTCCAGCCAACGCAATTGCTCGGGCCTACTAACCCCGAGCTTTCTGCGTTAACCATGGATTCTCGTCAGGCAGGGCCGGGCGTGGGTTTCTTTGCTATCCGGGGCACCCTCCGTGATGGGCATGACTTTATTGCCTCTGCGGTAGAGCAGGGCGTTTCAGCTGTGTTTTGCGAAGAATTGCCTCAAAACACCCCGGAGCACGTGACCTTTGTACAGGTACCAAATGCCGCCGAGGCGATGGGCCATATAGCGGCTGAGTTCTACGGAAACCCATCAAAGAAACTGAAATTGGTAGGGGTGACCGGTACTAATGGCAAAACCACCTGCGTCACGCTTTTACATAAACTTTACCGTGACCTTGGCTACAATGCCGGATTGTTGTCCACGGTGCAGAACCAGATAAACGAAACGGTAATTCCGGCGTCTCACACTACGCCAGACGCAATTACGCTGCAAAGCTTGTTGGCACAAATGGTGAAAGCTGGTTGTACCCACGCCTTCATGGAAGTGAGTTCCCATGCCCTGGTGCAGCACCGCGTAACTGGTGTACAGTTCACGGGAGCGGTGTTCACTAACATCACTCACGATCACCTGGACTACCACGGCACCTTTGACGAGTACATTCGGGCCAAAAAGCTGTTTTTTGATCATCTGACCAAAAAAGCCTTCGCCTTGGTGAACGCAGATGACAAGCGTGCCATGGTGATGCTGCAGAATACCAAAGCCACCAAATACACTTACGCCCTCCGCAAGGAAGCTGATTTCAAAGCCCGTTTGCTGGACAACTCCATTCAAGGCTTACAACTAGAGTTGGAAGGGCAAGAGGTATGGTTCCGCTTAATAGGCACCTTCAACGCTTATAATTTGCTGGCCGTGTACGGCGCTGCCACTTTGCTGGGTGAAGACAAGCAGGAAGTTCTGGCCAGTTTGTCTAACCTGACCTCGGCCGCTGGCCGCTTTGACTACGTGGTGTCTGCCGGACAAATCACCGGCATTGTAGATTACGCCCATACGCCAGATGCCTTAGAAAACGTGCTGCAAACCATTCAGCAGATCCGGAAGCCAGAGCAGAAGGTGATCACCATTGTGGGATGTGGCGGTAACCGTGATGCCGCCAAGCGTCCGGTTATGGCTGACATTGCTGCCAAAATGAGCGATCGTGTGATTTTAACATCAGATAACCCACGCGATGAAGATCCGCAAGAGATTCTAAACCAGATGCAAGCCGGGGTGAAACCCACGGATTTAAAGAAATCACTTTCAGTTGTAGACCGCAGGGAAGCCATCAAAACCGCGGTATTGTTAGCCGAAGCCGATGATATCATTCTGGTGGCGGGCAAAGGGCACGAAACTTACCAGGAGGTGAAAGGCGTTCGCTCTCCGTTTGATGACAAGCAGGTGCTGCAGGAATCGTTCGCGTTGCTTCAGAAATAA